AGGATGTGGAAAATTAAAAGATGAAAATGAGGGCCCCAAAAACTGCCAAAAATTAAGACTTGCGGCATTATTGCATGACGTTGGACACTATCCATTGTCCCACCCGGGTGAACAGGTATTCCAATGGGTGGATTTTGATCAAAATGTCCCTGACGTAACCAAAAACCGCGGTAGTAATGATTTTAAAAAAAACCTTCTTTTAAATGCGGAAAAAAAGCATGAAAGTCCAACAGCAGAACATGAACGGCTGAGTAAACTTATAATAACCCATGAAAATTCCGAAATAAGAAAAATACTCGAACATGAAAAATATGATCCAGAGGAAATTGCCAGGATTTTTAATGCTGAAGATACTCAAAATCCATTTCATGTTCAGTTGATGAGCAGTACATTGGACTGTGATAGACTTGACTATATGCTTCGCGATGCCAAATCCACAGGCACATCATATGGTATCGTTGATTTAGATTACATTTTGCGCAATTTAAAGTGGGATAAAAAGAATGAATTAATTTGTTTCACACCTAAGGCCATAACCGCAATTGAGCATTTTATAACCAATCGTTATTTTTCATACAATATAATATATCACAAAACAACTGTAGGTTTTGAATTAATGGCGAAAGCACTGTTCTATTGCATGGTTATGGATAAAGATTTTAAAGATGGGGGTAAATATCCCGAAATAGTACATTCTTTTGCCGATATTGAGGAAAAAATTAAAAATGACTGTGATTTCCTCATGAATTTCAATGATGAATACTTTTGGTATTATTTGGATATTTACAAGAAAAGAAACGACAATAAATTAATTCAAAAACTCATTGAAAATTTATATAAAAGAAAACCATTAAGACCGATATATGAAATCAAAACGGTCGAGACAAAGACAGAGGGATACTATGATGAGAAATATACTATTTTAACGAAATGTCTGATTAATAACAGCGATTTTTTAAAAAAATTGGACGAATTGGGATTAGATTTAGGTTATATCTCAATAGCAGAAAGAAAGATTAAATTTGAGGAAATGAGCCATTCTATTGAATTGGAGGATACCCAAAAAACAGAATCCCCAGACTATTTGAAACTTGTCAAGATTCTGCAAAAGGATGAAATAAGGGAATTAGTCACTCTTAGCGGATCAATAGTGAAAACACTCAGTCAGTACAAACCTTGCATATCCCGATTATACGCTTTGGTAGATAAAAATTCAGATGAAGAAAAAGAATTAAAATCAATTGTTGGTGAAATACTTACTCAATAAAATACAAAAAATATCTGCCAAATTTCAGTAAATTTAATCAAATTCATAATTTGTATACTCAATTTAGACTCCAAATCACATAAATCGGGCTTCTTTTACAAAGGCCTTGATTTTCGGCGGGAATTTTGTTTATTACGTAGCCTGTATGAGGGCCGATTCGTATACCTAATCAGCCCGGCAAAATGACAACAATGGGCCAGTAGCTCAGCTGGGAGAGCACCACGTTCGCAACGTGGGGGTCGGCGGTTCGATCCCGCTCTGGTCCATTTAACTTTGCATAGAGGACAAAGGTGTGCTAGACGGGGAGTTAGCGGTGCCCTGTAACCCGGAATCCGCTACACCGGGGTTGAATTCCCACCGGAGGCTTTAACCGTTTATCGCGCGGAAACGGTAAGTGGTGTTGAGGGCCGGGTCCTGTACAATAGCAACACACTGAACCCCGCCAGGACCGGAAGGTAGCAACGGTAGGTGATCGTTGGTATGTGTTGCGGGGCAACCTGACCGGAGCCGGCTGCCGCGGAAGCCTTTAGGCGGCGGGTCAAGGGTGGGTGCACACCATAAATTAAAATCCGGCAAATAAAAAAATGTCGTACCAGGTTCTGGCCAGGAAATACCGGCCCAAGCAGTTCGACCAGGTGGTGGCTCAGCAACATGTCACCCGAACCCTGCAGAACGCCCTGAAAGCGGGGCGAATCAGTTCCGGTTACCTGTTCACCGGGCCGCGCGGAACCGGTAAAACGACCACCGCCAGAATTCTGGCCAAAGCCCTGAACTGTGTCAACGGCCCGACCCCGACGCCATGCGATAACTGCCCGGCCTGCAACGAAATAACGGCAGGATCGGCGCTCGATGTGTTGGAGATCGACGCCGCCTCGAATACCGGGGTGGATGATATCCGGACCCTGCGCGAGAATGTCCGCTATTTGCCCACTTCGGGGAAAAAGCGCATTTATATTATCGACGAGGTTCACCGGCTGTCCGGGTCGGCGTTCGACGCCCTTCTGAAAACTCTCGAGGAGCCGCCGCCGCATGTGGTGTTCATTTTCGCCACGACCGAGCCGCACAAAGTCCCCGAGACGATTCGGTCGCGGACCCAGCGGTATGATTTTCACCGGGTGGCGGTCGGCGATCTGATCTTGCATCTGCGGAAAATCGCCGATGCCGAGGGAATCAAAATCGATGATGAAGCGCTGTTCGTGATTGCGCGCAAGGCCGACGGTTCGGTGCGGGACGGGATGTCGCTTCTGGACCAGATGTCGGCTTTTACCGGGGAGGAGATCACCGGAGCGCAGGTCAATGAGGCCCTGGGGCTGATCGACCGCCAGTTTTATTTCGATTATGTCGAGGCGGTGGCTTCCAAAGATGCCGCGGCGGGGCTGGATCTGGTCAAAAAGCTGATCGACTCCGGGGTGGAGATTCCCGAATTCTGTTACGGGCTGGCGGATCATTTCCGAACCCTGCTGATCATGCAGAATGCCGCCGAGCCGGCGAAACTTCTGGAGCTGTCCGATTCGGAGATGGAGACCTTCAAAAAGCAGGGTGATTATTTTTCCTCGGGCGACCTGCTTCGTATGATCAAAACCATGACCGATATGGCCCTCGATATCAAGAGCGGAATCGACCCGCGGTTATTGATCGAAACCAATACCATCAAGCTGGTCAGTTTGGAAGCAACGGTGCGATTCGAGGATATTATCGCTCAATTGTCCGATGACAGCGCAGTCGAAACCATGGAACCAAACGGCGAGACAGATTTATTCGGAGCGGTAAGTCCAAAGAAACCGGTGATGGAAACCAGCCCGAAGGTGATCGAGGAACTGCCTCTCCCCTCACCCGAGCCGATCGGGACCGGGGTCACCCGGGCGGTCAACCGGCCGATGGTTCAGACCGGCTGGCCGAAATATATCGAGTATTTAAAGCAGTCCAACCCGATGCTTTCGGCCTTGTTGTCGATGGCGGAAATAAAGGAAGTCAAGGATAATGTGATTACGGCTGTGTTCCATAACGCCGGGGGAACATCGAAACAGGTGGTCGAGAAACCAACCTACCGGGAGACCATTGACAGAACCCTCCGCGATTTTTTCCAGGCCGGGTTGAAAATCAGGTTCGAGGCGGATCTCAACAATAAACCGCCCCAGGCGAAAAAACCGGGAGCGGTTCCGGAGGCGATCGATACTGAAAAATTATTGCAGGAAGATGAAAATTTGAAAAACATCGTCGAACGTTTCGACGGTGATATTATCGGTAAAAAAAAAGTCGATGATTGAGCGGAAGGAGAAATAATATGAGCAAGGGCGGTTTGGGAAATATGATGAAGCAGTTCCAGAAGATGCAACAGAAGATGGAAGAAATGCAGGCCGAGCTGGAAGAAGCCAGGGTCGAGGGAACCTCAGGCGGCGGGATGGTGAAAGTGGTGGCCAACGGCAAACAGGAAATTCTTGAAGTTATCATTGATAAGGAAGTGGTCGATCCCGATGATGTCGAGATGCTGCAGGATTTAATCGTGGCGGCGGTCAACCAGGCCCGCCAGAAAGCCCAGGATCTCCAGACCGAGCAGATGTCGTCCCTGACGGGCGGCATGAATATTCCGGGACTCAATTTACCGTTTTAAGAGATTATGTTTAAATCCGCAGAATCTGTCGAACGATTGATCAATCTTCTCTCCCGCTTGCCGGGTATCGGCCGGAAATCGGCCGGTCGGCTGGCCTTTCATATTTTGAAAATGTCACGGGAGGAGGCCATCGAGCTGTCCGATTCTATCCGCGAGGTCAAGGATAAGGTCGGGTTCTGCACGACCTGTTTCAATATTTCCGAACACAGCCCGTGCCATATCTGTTCCGATCCCGGCCGCAGACAGGATATGATCTGCGTTGTCGAAGAAGTTTCCGATCTCTCGGCGCTGGAGAAGGCGGAGGGGTATGACGGACAGTATCATGTTTTGGGCGGGCGGATTTCGCCGCTCGACGGGATCGGTCCCGACGATCTGAAAATAAAAGAGCTGCTGGCGCGGATTAACGATTCGACCCGGGAGATAATCATCGCCACCAATCCCAATGTCGAGGGTGAAGCGACCGCGCTGTACCTGGCGAAGCTGATCAAACCGCTGAATATCAAAATCACCCGGATTGCCCGCGGTTTGCCGGTCGGCAGTGATCTGGAGTATGCCGACGGAATAACGATTTCAAGGGCGCTTGAAGGGCGTCAAGAGATTTAGGGCGGACCGGTCATGAATAAATTTCTGTCATACAATTCCGAGGCGCTGGGATCATGGCCCAATATTATCACCCTGGTTCTGGCGGTCCTGATTCTGGCCATGCCGGTTATCGCGCACCATTACCTGGTGGTCAACTGGGGATTCGACAATGCCTCTTTCCTGCTGACGGGATTGTACTATCTATGGATCGGTTTCGGGTTGATACTGATCGCTTTCTTATTTATTTCGCCCAGCCGGCACTTTATTTCGGTGATGCTGACCAGGTATCTCTGGGGTGATCGTAAAATCGCGGGCCGCCTGATTATTTTGGTCATCGCGCTAATAATTTTCTTCATTTTCCGATTCGAGGCCCATCTGTACGGCAACGGATATATCCGAATTGCCAATTTCGCCCAGAGAACCAAGCCGATCGTGCAGTGGTACGAGGCCGGCGCAACCTATCTGGCCGGACTGCTTTACTGGATAATTTCACTGTTCGAGGTGAATCAGGTGACGGCGGCGGCCTGGGCGTACCGCCTGATCTCATTTTTATCCGGGCTTGGTTTTATTTATCTTACTTTCCGGATCGCCAATCTGGCCGGGGATAATATCGATGAGATGACGGCGTACCTTTTCCTTGTTAATTTCACCGGATTCAGTTTGTTCTTTTTCGGTTTTGTCGAAAACAACCCAATCCTCCTGCCGCTGGCGGCCGCCTTTGTTTTGCTGGTTATTATGTTCAGCCAGCGGAAAAGCAGTAAATATCTGGGTTACCTGTGGCTGATCCAGATGATCGGTTTGTTTTTCAGTTTTCAGTTTATCACCACTATTCCGGCCATCATCTATCTCAGTTTCCGGTATCTGATCGGAAACCGGCAGATCGGCCGTTTCCTGGGGACTTTAACGGCTTTTATTATTATTCTCTGCGGGCCGATTATTCTCTATTTGAAAGCTGTCGGCAATATCGGGCTGGAGAACCTGCTCCTGTTCTGGAATGGCAAACCACCGGAAACGATCTATACCATATTCGGATTTCGGCATCTGATGGACCTGTTGAATCTGTTCTACCTTCTGATACCCGCTTTTATTATTTTCCTCGGCGCGATTGCGGCTGGTTTGTTGATTATCAGGAAGGACCGGATATTCGTGGCGCTGAGCTTTGTATTTCTGGCCCAGGTTATTTATATATTCGTTATCGATCCCAAAAACGGCATGGCCCGGGACATCCATCTGTATGGTTTTCTCCTGACCGGTCTGCTTTTTCTGGGAGTTTACGCCCTGATAAAAGTGCGCCCGGTAATCGGCCTTTCTAAAGATATCTTGATGATGCTTTGCCCGATATCGCTATTGGCGGTTATGCCGATCTATTATGTTCATCTGGATCCGGAGACAGCGGTGGCCCGCCTGGATAAATACCTGGCCTATAACGACACCAAATATGAGGCGGCTCTTCTGGCGATGCGGGATTATTACGCAGTCAGCACTCAACCGGCTCTGGCCATTCAGCGAGAGCAGGCGATCAAGGCCAAGGCGCCGGGCGCCCTGGAATCACAGATAATCAACGATCTCTATGCTCACGAACGTTATGATGATGCCTTCGAATATGCCCTGCAACTGGTCGAAAGAAATCCCTACAACGCCATTTACCGGATGCAGAAGGGCAATATCCTGAAATTTTATAAACGCTTCGGCGATGCCGAGAAAGAATACCTGACCGGCCTGAAGCTTGACCCCTACAATCTCGATCTGTACCATTTTCTGTCAGAATTGTACCGGGAAACCCGGCAACATGAAAAATCCTATGCGGTCTTGAAAAAGGCGCTGTCGATCGATCCGCGTAATCCCGTCATCCTGGTTGATATGGCCGGGTATTATTACAACACTAAACAGCCGGCCGGGGTGGACAGCCTGACCGGGCTTATCTTCAAAATCGACTCCACTGAACCGTACGCCTATATGTACCGGGGATTATCGCTGGAACGAGCCGGTCGCAAGGAGGCGGCGCTTAAATATCTCGAGAAATTCGTGGCCCTCAATGACAGACTGCCGGAAGTTCCGGTTATCCGTAAGAAAATAAACGATATCTTTCTTGAGCTGAACGACACCACCAAAACTACTCCGCAACCCTGATCCTATTTTATGATCTGATAATTATCTTTCTGCGGCAGGGCACCGTCCAGCAAATCCAATCCAAAATAGGCCGTGACCCGGTTTTTATCGGGATCATAATATATACCCGATGATTCCGGATCGGCGATATATTTGGCCTTGATCTGGTTGGCGGCATAGTCATAGAGACCGATTTCGTTTCGGTCCAGACGAATACCATAACGGAATCCGGGAAATTTCCGGCTCCCCCGGAATTGCTCCTCAAACAGCATCGATTTCAGGCTGTCCAGTTCCGGGCAGCGGTCGAAAAGAAAGGTGATATCGCCGACAGTACTGTCGGCATCCTGATAAACCACCTGAAGCCATTTGTCGGACGTCGAAATCCGCAACCCGCTGTTTTCCAGGACAGGCTGATCGGCCTCGATTTGCCCGGGGATTATCAGGCCGGCCCGGCGGCCGCGTTCTTCGAGGAAAGACTGAAACCCGGCATTAAACTGCTCCCAATCCATATTCACGGCGTCGGTGATAATGCTTCTCACCGTATCGGCCGTCATGGTCATAATCGTTTCTCGGTCGCCCGCGAGACGGCCATAGAGAGCCAGGAAGTTTTCAAGTCCGAGTTGCTCATAGAGGTATTCAACCAGGCAACTGCTGACCGGATAAGAAACATCGCCGCCCTCAAGATTATGGAAATCATTGAAGGTCAGGATCGAGTCGATATCGATAATTTTGTATTTGAGAATGTACTCCCCGAAATCGAAGACTACCGCCGGGGAACGCTGCCAGCGTCCCCCCAGATAAGTGGCAAAACCATATTGAATAAAGGGTTGAGTCGCGGGCGGAAGATGCTGTAATCGAAAATTCACCAGGAGCAGGGCGATTTC
The Candidatus Zixiibacteriota bacterium DNA segment above includes these coding regions:
- a CDS encoding HD domain-containing protein, which translates into the protein GCGKLKDENEGPKNCQKLRLAALLHDVGHYPLSHPGEQVFQWVDFDQNVPDVTKNRGSNDFKKNLLLNAEKKHESPTAEHERLSKLIITHENSEIRKILEHEKYDPEEIARIFNAEDTQNPFHVQLMSSTLDCDRLDYMLRDAKSTGTSYGIVDLDYILRNLKWDKKNELICFTPKAITAIEHFITNRYFSYNIIYHKTTVGFELMAKALFYCMVMDKDFKDGGKYPEIVHSFADIEEKIKNDCDFLMNFNDEYFWYYLDIYKKRNDNKLIQKLIENLYKRKPLRPIYEIKTVETKTEGYYDEKYTILTKCLINNSDFLKKLDELGLDLGYISIAERKIKFEEMSHSIELEDTQKTESPDYLKLVKILQKDEIRELVTLSGSIVKTLSQYKPCISRLYALVDKNSDEEKELKSIVGEILTQ
- the dnaX gene encoding DNA polymerase III subunit gamma/tau — encoded protein: MSYQVLARKYRPKQFDQVVAQQHVTRTLQNALKAGRISSGYLFTGPRGTGKTTTARILAKALNCVNGPTPTPCDNCPACNEITAGSALDVLEIDAASNTGVDDIRTLRENVRYLPTSGKKRIYIIDEVHRLSGSAFDALLKTLEEPPPHVVFIFATTEPHKVPETIRSRTQRYDFHRVAVGDLILHLRKIADAEGIKIDDEALFVIARKADGSVRDGMSLLDQMSAFTGEEITGAQVNEALGLIDRQFYFDYVEAVASKDAAAGLDLVKKLIDSGVEIPEFCYGLADHFRTLLIMQNAAEPAKLLELSDSEMETFKKQGDYFSSGDLLRMIKTMTDMALDIKSGIDPRLLIETNTIKLVSLEATVRFEDIIAQLSDDSAVETMEPNGETDLFGAVSPKKPVMETSPKVIEELPLPSPEPIGTGVTRAVNRPMVQTGWPKYIEYLKQSNPMLSALLSMAEIKEVKDNVITAVFHNAGGTSKQVVEKPTYRETIDRTLRDFFQAGLKIRFEADLNNKPPQAKKPGAVPEAIDTEKLLQEDENLKNIVERFDGDIIGKKKVDD
- a CDS encoding YbaB/EbfC family nucleoid-associated protein, producing MSKGGLGNMMKQFQKMQQKMEEMQAELEEARVEGTSGGGMVKVVANGKQEILEVIIDKEVVDPDDVEMLQDLIVAAVNQARQKAQDLQTEQMSSLTGGMNIPGLNLPF
- the recR gene encoding recombination protein RecR; protein product: MFKSAESVERLINLLSRLPGIGRKSAGRLAFHILKMSREEAIELSDSIREVKDKVGFCTTCFNISEHSPCHICSDPGRRQDMICVVEEVSDLSALEKAEGYDGQYHVLGGRISPLDGIGPDDLKIKELLARINDSTREIIIATNPNVEGEATALYLAKLIKPLNIKITRIARGLPVGSDLEYADGITISRALEGRQEI